TAGCTTTCTGAATCATTCAAAAAGCGCTGAAACTCAGGCTGGTAATAGGCAAGGTCTGCACGGCGGTTTAGAAGCTGACGCATGTAGTAATTCATCTGCTTACGGTGTTCCTGCCAGTCAAATACTGTGACTTTCATACTGCTTGCCCACTCTTTAGCTAACAGCTTTTGCGTATCATTGACAGAGCCGAACCAACGCTCGAAGTTTTCCTCTATGCGCTCGTGATAAATCTCCCGAACCTCATCGTCATTCATACCTTCATATTTCTTTACGAAGTCTCGATTTTTTTCTTCAAAGTTCTCAATGAGTTCTTTTACTTGCTCATCACTCATTTGCTGAGTCAAAGCGTACAAGTCAGGAGTGATCTGCTCTACCAGGCGCTTGGTGTGTGTTTTGACCTCATCCATTTGTGCTAGCACATAGTCGCTATCTACTTGCTTAGGGTCTTTATTACTAATAGCATCGAGCTGTTTGACGTACTGTGGTAGCTCATTTTCTTTGTGCCATTGCCCTAGTACAAGAATCCGTTCACTGAGAATGTCCTCCTGACCATCGTTGAGCGTCACATAGTCGTCAATATATTCCACCAACAACCAATCTAGGTTGCTATAGAGAAACTTAGTCGTACAACCCGTAATGACAAACAGCAAGCCAACCGCCCATAGCCTTGATTTCTTGAACACTTTGCTCTCCATTTCAATTCTGAAAACCCGACAAACGCTTATACACTTTCTACAACAAGATTAGATTGAAAATGCAAAAAGCGCCCATCAAAGGGCGCTTCTAGTACTTTATTTTTGAGCTAAAGGTTCTGTGGGGATTATGAGCGAAAGGCCATTGCTCCCTTGCCAACACCTTCATAAGCGACAACCTGCAATGACTGCTCAACGGGCATGGAAGCCTTCACTTCATCGGCTATAAAGTTTGCAAGTAACTCAACGGTCGTATCTGTATCAAGAATCTCAGTCTCTTGCTTTGAAATCGCGAGCTCAAATTCCCCTTGCGGTGCTTGATAGCGGAAACCAAAATGGGTTGAGTCATCGATTCCATTCGCTTGTTCGCTAAGACTTAATGTAGAAATATCGACTTGGTCTTCTTTAGACCCTAAATAAATGTCTTGCCAACGCTTTGCGAACGCTGACTCTTTTTCTTCATCTCGCTTACCATCGACGATAAGCTCAATCGGTGAACGGTGTCCATGAGCGATGCGTTGGCAGTTACCATCGTGTTTTTTCAAGCCGTGAGT
This is a stretch of genomic DNA from Vibrio maritimus. It encodes these proteins:
- a CDS encoding DUF6279 family lipoprotein, with translation MFKKSRLWAVGLLFVITGCTTKFLYSNLDWLLVEYIDDYVTLNDGQEDILSERILVLGQWHKENELPQYVKQLDAISNKDPKQVDSDYVLAQMDEVKTHTKRLVEQITPDLYALTQQMSDEQVKELIENFEEKNRDFVKKYEGMNDDEVREIYHERIEENFERWFGSVNDTQKLLAKEWASSMKVTVFDWQEHRKQMNYYMRQLLNRRADLAYYQPEFQRFLNDSESYYTPELASKIAHNRALAAKYIALAVNSINAKQQSHLASEIDEWKTIAEDLMTSMSLDHSPREFLVFTSYTEQVLI